A genome region from Brassica oleracea var. oleracea cultivar TO1000 chromosome C2, BOL, whole genome shotgun sequence includes the following:
- the LOC106327153 gene encoding ABC transporter F family member 5, which produces MGLSTNLHTINLRSTFFTGGLRPSPIASNFIKVSSFPIPRRDTTTIRSSQVSTITPVKEQQNDVESLFSTPTTQQDSDRKRKNSSSSGVSSGVKLENITKTYKGVTVLKDVSWEVKRGEKVGLVGVNGAGKTTQLRIITGQEEPDSGHVIKARPNMKVAFLSQEFEVSMSRTVKEEFMSAFKEEMEVADKLERVQKAIEGSVDDLELMGRLLDEFDLLQRRAQAVSLDSVDAKISKLMPELGFAAEDADRLVASFSGGWQMRMSLGKILLQDPDLLLLDEPTNHLDLDTIEWLEGYLQKQEVPMVIISHDRAFLDQLCTKIVETEMGVSRTFEGNYSQYVISKAEWIETQNAAWEKQQKEIESTKDLIARLGAGANSGRASTAEKKLEKLQEQELIEKPFQRKQMKIRFPERGTSGRSVVTVKNVDFGFEDKMLFKKANLAIERGEKIAIIGPNGCGKSTLLKLIMGLEKPMKGEVFLGEHNVLPNYFEQNQAEVLDLDKTVLETVCEAAEDWRSDDVKGLLGRCNFKADMLDRKVSLLSGGEKARLAFCKFMVTPSNVLVLDEPTNHLDIPSKEMLEEAINEYQGTVIAVSHDRYFIKQIVNRVIEVEDGCLEDYAGDYNYYLEKNLEARAKAVEREAELEEKAPKVKAKSKMSKAEKEARKKQKMQAFQQAKQKSKASKNSKRWN; this is translated from the exons ATGGGTTTATCCACAAACCTCCACACCATCAACCTCCGCTCCACTTTCTTCACCGGCGGCCTCCGCCCATCTCCAATCGCATCAAACTTCATCAAAGTCTCCTCCTTTCCAATCCCTAGACGGGACACCACCACAATCAGATCATCCCAAGTCTCCACAATCACCCCCGTAAAAGAGCAACAAAACGACGTCGAATCACTCTTCTCCACCCCAACGACCCAACAAGACTCCGACCGCAAACGAAAGAACTCCTCCTCCTCCGGCGTCTCCTCCGGCGTGAAGCTCGAGAACATAACCAAAACCTACAAAGGCGTCACGGTCCTCAAAGACGTCTCCTGGGAGGTCAAACGCGGCGAGAAAGTAGGCTTAGTCGGCGTCAACGGAGCAGGAAAGACAACGCAGCTCCGAATCATAACGGGCCAAGAAGAGCCAGACTCGGGCCACGTGATCAAGGCCCGGCCCAACATGAAAGTGGCCTTCTTGAGCCAGGAGTTCGAGGTGTCGATGAGCAGGACGGTTAAGGAGGAGTTCATGAGCGCTTTCAAAGAAGAGATGGAGGTTGCTGATAAGCTCGAGAGAGTTCAGAAGGCGATCGAAGGTTCGGTTGATGATCTGGAGCTCATGGGGAGGTTGCTGGATGAGTTTGATCTGCTGCAGAGGAGGGCTCAGGCGGTGAGTTTGGATAGTGTTGATGCGAAGATTAGTAAGCTGATGCCGGAGTTGGGGTTTGCGGCCGAGGATGCTGATAGGCTTGTGGCTTCGTTTAGTGGTGGGTGGCAGATGAGGATGTCGCTTGGGAAGATTCTGCTTCAG GATCCAGATTTGCTGCTACTCGATGAACCTACAAACCATTTGGATCTCGACACTATTGAATGGCTTGAAGGCTATTTGCAAAAGCAAGAGGTTCCCATGGTCATCATCTCACACGACAGAGCCTTCCTCGATCAGCTCTGCACCAAAATCGTCGAAACCGAGATGGGTGTCTCCAGGACATTCGAAGGCAACTACTCGCAGTACGTCATCTCCAAAGCAGAGTGGATCGAAACTCAGAACGCAGCTTGGGAGAAGCAGCAGAAAGAGATCGAATCAACTAAGGACTTAATCGCTAGGCTCGGTGCTGGTGCTAACTCTGGCCGTGCTTCCACTGCAGAAAAG AAACTAGAGAAGCTGCAAGAGCAGGAGCTTATAGAGAAGCCTTTCCAGAGGAAGCAGATGAAGATCAGGTTTCCTGAGCGTGGGACTAGTGGGAGATCTGTAGTCACGGTTAAGAACGTTGATTTTGGTTTTGAGGATAAGATGCTGTTCAAGAAGGCGAATCTAGCGATAGAGAGAGGAGAGAAGATTGCTATCATTGGCCCCAACGGGTGTGGCAAAAGCACGTTGCTGAAGCTTATAATGGGTTTAGAGAAGCCAATGAAAGGTGAAGTTTTCCTCGGAGAGCACAATGTACTACCAAACTACTTTGAACAGAACCAG GCTGAGGTTCTTGATTTGGATAAGACAGTTCTTGAAACGGTCTGTGAAGCTGCGGAAGACTGGAGAAGTGATGATGTAAAAGGTCTTCTAGGACGTTGCAACTTCAAAGCAGACATGCTTGATCGGAAAGTCTCTCTTTTGAGCGGTGGCGAGAAAGCGCGTCTTGCTTTCTGCAAATTCATGGTGACGCCTTCGAATGTGCTTGTTTTGGACGAACCGACCAATCACTTGGACATTCCTTCTAAAGAGATGCTTGAGGAAGCGATAAACGAGTACCAAGGCACAGTGATTGCAGTCTCACACGACCGGTACTTCATCAAACAGATTGTTAACAGAGTCATAGAAGTTGAAGATGGTTGTTTGGAAGATTACGCAGGAGACTACAAT TATTACTTGGAGAAGAACCTGGAAGCTAGAGCAAAGGCGGTGGAGAGAGAAGCAGAGCTAGAAGAGAAAGCACCGAAAGTGAAGGCGAAGTCAAAGATGTCAAAAGCAGAGAAAGAAGCGAGGAAGAAGCAGAAGATGCAGGCGTTTCAACAGGCGAAACAGAAGTCAAAGGCCAGCAAGAACTCCAAGAGATGGAACTGA